Proteins found in one Macrobrachium nipponense isolate FS-2020 chromosome 4, ASM1510439v2, whole genome shotgun sequence genomic segment:
- the LOC135211529 gene encoding myb/SANT-like DNA-binding domain-containing protein 4 encodes MFSVDAFFSDPKGKLNTIVYAKKSELLALAAKFEVTASSRDRKDDIKNAILEYIKEEEIVEEHEARKFLSAKKESSDVEHMRLAIQLEQVKLEADKERERQKLEVERQKLEIDKERKRYDLEMEKARLDHEASLTQNMEIEIE; translated from the coding sequence ATGTTTTCAGTAGACGCATTTTTCAGTGACCCTAAGGGAAAACTCAACACTATAGTATATGCTAAAAAGAGTGAATTGTTGGCTTTGGCAGCTAAGTTTGAAGTAACTGCTAGTTCAAGAGACAGGAAAGATGACATAAAAAATgccattttagaatatattaaagaGGAGGAAATTGTAGAAGAACACGAGGCTAGGAAATTCCTGAGTGCTAAGAAAGAAAGCTCAGACGTTGAGCATATGAGGTTAGCCATACAGTTAGAACAAGTAAAATTAGAggcagataaggagagagagagacaaaagttaGAAGTAGAGAGACAAAAGTTAGAGatagataaagaaaggaaaaggtatGACCTAGAAATGGAGAAAGCTAGATTAGATCATGAAGCTAGTCTAACTCAGAATATGGAAATTGAAATTGAGTAG